A genomic stretch from Gorilla gorilla gorilla isolate KB3781 chromosome 20, NHGRI_mGorGor1-v2.1_pri, whole genome shotgun sequence includes:
- the B9D2 gene encoding B9 domain-containing protein 2, which yields MAEVHVIGQIMGASGFSESSLFCKWGIHTGAAWKLLSGVREGQTQVDTPQIGDMAYWSHPIDLHFATKGLQGWPRLHFQVWSQDSFGRCQLAGYGFCHVPSSPGTHQLACPTWRPLGSWREQLARAFVGGGPQLLHGDTIYSGADRYRLHTAAGGTVHLEIGLLLRNFDRYGVEC from the exons ATGGCTGAGGTGCACGTGATCGGGCAGATCATGGGGGCCAGCGGTTTCTCGGAAAGTAGCCTCTTCTGCAAGTGGGGCATTCACACAG GGGCGGCATGGAAGCTCCTGTCAGGCGTGCGGGAGGGCCAAACGCAAGTGGACACCCCGCAGATAGGGGACATGGCTTACTGGTCCCACCCCATCGACCTGCACTTCGCCACCAAAGGTCTTCAAG GCTGGCCCCGGCTCCATTTCCAGGTGTGGTCCCAGGACAGCTTTGGCCGCTGCCAGCTTGCAGGCTATGGATTTTGCCATGTGCCCAGTAGCCCGGGCACCCACCAGCTGGCCTGCCCCACGTGGCGGCCCCTGGGCAGTTGGCGAGAACAGCTGGCACGGGCTTTCGTGGGTGGTGGGCCACAGCTGCTGCATGGGGACACCATCTACAGTGGGGCCGACCGCTATCGCCTGCACACAGCTGCTGGTGGCACCGTGCACCTGGAGATCGGCCTGCTGCTCCGCAACTTCGACCGCTACGGCGTCGAGTGCTGA